The segment TTCTCATCCTATCTTCCCAAAAAAATCAATGAAGTTATAGGTTAAAAATATTTACGATTGTACTTTCCGAAGTACTGTATCAAAAAAATGTTATTAAATCTTTTCCCAATTTTATACCAAATTCATAAAAAAAACTAAAGGTATTCTTTCAACACGTTGGGTATCTCATCAATAATGTCAGTAGCAACCAAACCATAAGATTTTTTCTCAAAAGCTTTGTTGCCAGCAGAACCATTTAAAAAAGCTCCAATCCGTGCTGCGTTAAAAGGTTCAACTCCCTTAGACAACAATCCGCCAACAATACCAGCTAGTACATCACCTGTTCCACCAACTGTCATAGCCCTGTTATGGATATCATTCAGCTTTGTTCTGTTTCCATCACTAATAATGTCAACAGGTCCCTTGAAAAGAATAGTGACACCCAGTTTTTTAGCCCATTCCTCAACTTTCTTTTTTCTGTTCAATAGATTAATATCTAGTTTTACTTTTGTAAGCTCTTTGAATTCACCAGCATGAGGTGTTATAACAGTACTAGAGTATCTAACAATAGCTGGTTTTTTTCCAACAACCTGTATAGCATCAGCATCAATAACCATACTCTTGTTCATCCTAGCGCATCTAGAAATAATCCTCTCAATCGCATCTTTTGTTGATTTATCAGAACCAAGACCTGGGCCTATAACAACTGTATCAACCTTTGGAAGATACTCCTCGATAATCTCAAAATCCTCAGCAACAAGATGATCCTCACTGCTAAGCTCTCTAACAATCAAATTAGGTGAAAGCATAGCTACATCTTTTGCGAGTCTTTCAGGTGTAATAAATAGGGGGGAAAACGAGGTGATTGCCCTAGCAACTCTTTTTGGTGTTAGGATAAAAACAAGGTCGCATCCTGTGCGGAGCGCGGCAAGACCAGACAATGCAGGGGCACCAATGTATGGGCCGCCACCAACAACCAGAACCCTGCCGTTGTCACCCTTATGAGAATCCTGTTTTGGTATTGGATAATATGTTATCAGCTCCCCTGGGCCAACATAGTCAACAGCCTTCTTTGGTACACCAATATCAACAACCTTGATTTTACCGCTGTTCTCCTCATTCATACCTTTCTTTATATCGTGGAAAGTAACTGTATAACTAGGTTTAACTGCAGTTTTACACCCAAGACCAGTGGGTACATCAACTGAAACAACTGTTTTTTTAGCTTTGTTTATTTTTTTTACGAGAGACAGATAAGGTTCTTTTAGTTCCCCTGATAAACCTACGCCGAGCATTGAATCAACAACGACATCGGTTTTAAACAAAAGTTTATCAACTATTTTCAGTGAACCTATATCATAGGTTTTTATCTTCATTTTTTTAAGCTTCTTGAAATTATCTTTTGAGATGTCTGTTTTAATCTCATTTTCTTTACCAGTTAAAAAAACGGTTACATCATAATAGTTTGAGAGGTATCTAGCAGCAACAAAACCGTCACCGCCATTATTCCCAGTACCACAAAAAACCAGTATCCTCTTGTTTTTTAGGTGAAGTTGTCTAGTAATAAAATCTGCGACGCCTTTGCCAGCGTTTTCCATCAGAGTCGATGTTGGAACACCATAGTACTCAGAGTTCCTATCAAGCACTTTAACCTCTTTGCTGTTGATCATACCAAAAATGTTAAACAATAATATAGCTATATATGCTTCGCAAAAATAACAAAAAAACCTGTTTGGAGAAATGATAAGTTATGATACCTGGAAACATTAATCCTAGGCAGCTAAACCAGATGATGCGTAGACTTGGGATAAACGTAAGAGAGATAGAGAACGTCAAGAAAGTGACAATACAGACGGATACGAAGGAATACGTTTTTGAAAAACCTGATGTAACAATGATGGATGCTCAAGGGCAAACAACCTATCAAATCATAGGTAAACCAAAGATACTAGAAAGGAAAGAAGAGATACCACAGGATGACGTTAAACTTGTTATGGAGCAAACAGGTAAATCAGAGAAAGAAGCAAAAAAAGCCTTGGAGGAAACCAAGGGTGACATAGCTGAGGCTATACTGAGACTTAAAAAATAAAGCGTTTCTCCTATCACATCCTATTATTCGAAACATTTATAGAGCTATTATTTGAATTCAGAGTGCATGGTTGTTAGGCGTGATGCACTCAAAAAAATATCTATTCTCCCCCTGTTTTAAAAGCGATTGCTCAGAGACTAAGAATCGGCAAAACTTTCTATCTTTTACTTGTTTTCATACCAATTAGTTATTACTTTGCGTTGTTTACATCAGACAAAACCTTAACTTTTATAACATCAATTTTTGCTATCATCCCTATAGCTCGCATCATGGGTTACTCTACTACACAGATAACTCTTCAAACCAACCCTACAATAAGTGGTCTTATCTCTGCTACATTTGGTAATTCTATAGAGTTGATCATCGCAATATTTGCGCTTCAAAACGGTTTAATAAGGGTTGTACAAGCATCCATGATAGGTAGCATAATAGGTAACATTTTGCTTCTGGTAGGTTTGAGTATATTTTTTGGTAGTTTGCGATATAAACATCAGACTTTCAACAATGAAACAGTAACTGTTTCATCTACTATGCTAATTATTGTTGTTGCAGGTTTAGCGATCCCAAGCATATACGCATTTGTTAACCCTGGCATGAACTCTAATATCTCTATTATCAGTGTTGCTGTTGCAATAGTAATGGCATTTATATACATAGCGGATCTAGTTTTTTCTCTAAAAACACATAGAGATTTGTTTGATGCAAGCGATGAAATAAGAGATACTAAAGAAAAACCAACAATGACTAAAAAATAGCGTCTTTAACCCTTTTGATAACCTTCATAGTAGCTGCAGTAGAATCAGAGTTTCTCGTCCACTCAATCAGCGTAATTGCTGAAACAGCAGGAATGCAAACATTCATTGGGATAATTGTAATCGCTATAATTACAAATATATCAGAAAATGCAACAGCTATTAACTTCGCTCTTAAAAATAAGTTAGATGTCTCTATAGAAATAGGACTTAGTAGTGCTATTCAAATTGCATTGTTCGTGGTACCTAT is part of the Candidatus Thermoplasmatota archaeon genome and harbors:
- a CDS encoding NAD(P)H-hydrate dehydratase, whose product is MINSKEVKVLDRNSEYYGVPTSTLMENAGKGVADFITRQLHLKNKRILVFCGTGNNGGDGFVAARYLSNYYDVTVFLTGKENEIKTDISKDNFKKLKKMKIKTYDIGSLKIVDKLLFKTDVVVDSMLGVGLSGELKEPYLSLVKKINKAKKTVVSVDVPTGLGCKTAVKPSYTVTFHDIKKGMNEENSGKIKVVDIGVPKKAVDYVGPGELITYYPIPKQDSHKGDNGRVLVVGGGPYIGAPALSGLAALRTGCDLVFILTPKRVARAITSFSPLFITPERLAKDVAMLSPNLIVRELSSEDHLVAEDFEIIEEYLPKVDTVVIGPGLGSDKSTKDAIERIISRCARMNKSMVIDADAIQVVGKKPAIVRYSSTVITPHAGEFKELTKVKLDINLLNRKKKVEEWAKKLGVTILFKGPVDIISDGNRTKLNDIHNRAMTVGGTGDVLAGIVGGLLSKGVEPFNAARIGAFLNGSAGNKAFEKKSYGLVATDIIDEIPNVLKEYL
- a CDS encoding nascent polypeptide-associated complex protein, with translation MIPGNINPRQLNQMMRRLGINVREIENVKKVTIQTDTKEYVFEKPDVTMMDAQGQTTYQIIGKPKILERKEEIPQDDVKLVMEQTGKSEKEAKKALEETKGDIAEAILRLKK